A window from Nitrosopumilus sp. encodes these proteins:
- a CDS encoding YbhB/YbcL family Raf kinase inhibitor-like protein — MILESDAFENGGIIPQKYGYKHGNVSLPLKIKEIPENTISLALIMDDPDAMAAVGKIWVHWVVWNIEPKNSEFKENSIPASCIEGETDFGEIGYGGPAPPDKEHTYIFKLYALDKKLDSNNGSTKKEIEFAMKNHVIEKTSLKGRFSPS; from the coding sequence ATGATTTTGGAAAGTGATGCTTTTGAAAATGGAGGAATAATTCCACAAAAATATGGTTACAAACACGGAAACGTTAGTCTTCCACTAAAAATTAAAGAAATTCCTGAAAACACAATCTCTCTTGCTTTGATTATGGATGATCCTGATGCTATGGCAGCTGTTGGAAAAATTTGGGTACATTGGGTCGTATGGAATATTGAACCTAAAAATAGTGAATTTAAGGAAAATTCAATTCCTGCATCTTGTATTGAAGGAGAAACCGATTTTGGTGAAATTGGTTACGGCGGACCTGCTCCTCCAGATAAAGAGCATACCTATATTTTCAAATTATATGCATTAGACAAAAAATTGGATAGCAATAATGGATCAACTAAGAAAGAAATTGAATTTGCAATGAAAAATCATGTGATTGAAAAAACATCTCTAAAAGGAAGATTTTCTCCATCTTAA
- a CDS encoding 30S ribosomal protein S6e, translated as MANFKLTVSDIKGKSVSKELKDSDANPLLGLQLGNETDASVVGLTGKLKITGGSDKSGVPMRNDVHGAARKKVLLSKGVGLQDAEYGQRKRKLMRGNTVSEEIYQVNCKFDGELPVEAPAEEATEEKTEDKKE; from the coding sequence TTGGCAAACTTCAAGCTTACAGTATCTGACATTAAAGGAAAATCAGTTTCAAAAGAACTCAAAGATAGTGATGCTAATCCGTTGTTAGGATTACAACTAGGCAATGAAACTGATGCATCGGTTGTTGGATTAACTGGAAAATTAAAGATCACTGGTGGAAGTGATAAATCTGGTGTTCCAATGCGAAATGATGTTCATGGTGCAGCAAGAAAAAAAGTTTTGCTTTCTAAAGGTGTTGGATTACAAGATGCAGAATATGGACAACGGAAAAGAAAATTAATGCGAGGAAATACAGTTTCAGAAGAAATCTATCAAGTAAACTGTAAATTTGATGGAGAATTACCAGTTGAAGCTCCTGCAGAAGAAGCAACAGAAGAAAAAACTGAAGACAAAAAAGAATAA
- a CDS encoding STT3 domain-containing protein: protein MLINTKIISIRNFDLKLNHLLIIAILSISFSVSFLLRSQSSDFGWELNEFDPFFNYRATNYILDNGIAAYYDWHDDLSWYPDGRDVSKTSQATLHITTAIFYWIFGGSTNLYDFTILFPVIFGSLSSIVLFAVVRVIGGTTAGLFSALFFSISLPILIRGPIGWFKSEPLGLFFSLFAIYFLLSGIHSKNKVAMVKLIAAGLFTILGLSAWGGNQFFLIPIGLLFMALPFLRKDHNFLLWSIPLFTLSVIIFSFGFERLSFNLAFVKGLGGLSLIIPTFFIIICIFIQKKSNKNKIRNCFIFLFSIIIISSSLLIFNVDSNFLPLPSHRYLNAINPFLTTTDPLVDSVSEHATTTLDQSFLFHSVLMIFSGLGIWLIIKKTQTKDSTLIKNDMLVFSLIIGIIGVYVSSAFVRLEIFASISIIILASLGLTMLTKEFFKNNLKSNNSKKRFLTLSYVAGIFILLIIPLVYPTGSNAISLTKNPATILNGGTGFSIATYDWIDSLKWIKNNTSEDAVFASWWDYGYWISTMGERATLADNATLDTQVITNIAKIYLSTPDDAWNSLNKMQADYVVVFVAGEKLNIDSPQSFYRLGGGGDESKKQWFMRIGGFDETKFVHPDGISGTDKFWNDTLLGNMFPFSLLGYINPNNLNDQSLTYVPGMIPIYEKEIKYTFDGNGPLRLVYASSSFTEEKIGPMIGVFIYEINKDYQPTS from the coding sequence TTGCTAATAAATACAAAAATTATTTCTATACGAAATTTCGATTTAAAATTAAACCATCTCTTAATAATTGCAATTCTTTCTATATCATTTTCAGTTTCATTTTTACTGAGATCTCAATCATCTGACTTTGGTTGGGAACTAAATGAATTTGATCCATTTTTTAATTATAGAGCTACCAATTACATTCTTGATAATGGAATAGCTGCTTATTATGATTGGCATGATGATTTAAGTTGGTATCCTGATGGTCGTGATGTTTCAAAAACATCTCAAGCTACCTTGCATATTACTACAGCCATTTTTTATTGGATTTTTGGAGGCTCAACTAATCTTTATGACTTTACAATTTTATTTCCTGTGATTTTTGGTTCTCTTTCATCAATAGTATTATTTGCTGTAGTACGAGTAATTGGTGGTACAACAGCTGGATTATTTTCTGCCTTGTTTTTCTCTATTTCTTTACCTATTCTTATTCGAGGCCCTATAGGTTGGTTCAAATCAGAACCTCTTGGATTATTTTTTAGTTTATTCGCAATATATTTTCTTTTAAGTGGAATTCATTCAAAAAATAAAGTTGCTATGGTGAAATTAATAGCAGCTGGATTATTTACTATCCTTGGATTATCTGCATGGGGAGGAAATCAATTTTTCTTAATTCCTATAGGATTACTATTCATGGCTTTACCTTTTTTAAGAAAAGATCATAATTTCCTATTATGGAGTATTCCGCTATTTACATTATCTGTAATTATTTTTTCATTTGGTTTTGAACGACTAAGTTTTAATTTGGCATTTGTAAAAGGACTTGGTGGTCTTTCATTAATTATTCCTACATTTTTTATTATAATTTGTATTTTCATTCAAAAGAAAAGTAATAAAAATAAAATAAGAAATTGTTTTATATTTTTATTCTCTATTATCATTATTTCATCTAGTCTTCTAATCTTTAATGTTGATTCAAATTTCCTACCTTTGCCTAGTCATAGGTATCTAAACGCTATTAATCCCTTTTTGACTACAACCGATCCATTAGTTGATTCTGTTTCTGAGCATGCAACAACAACTCTCGATCAATCATTTTTGTTTCATTCTGTATTAATGATTTTTTCAGGTTTGGGAATTTGGTTAATTATTAAAAAAACCCAAACAAAGGATTCTACTTTAATTAAAAATGATATGTTGGTATTTTCATTAATTATTGGTATTATTGGAGTTTACGTTAGTTCAGCTTTTGTTAGATTAGAAATATTCGCATCTATTTCAATAATAATTTTAGCATCTCTTGGATTAACTATGTTAACAAAGGAATTCTTCAAAAATAATCTAAAATCAAATAATTCAAAAAAGAGATTTCTTACATTATCATATGTAGCAGGAATTTTTATTCTTTTGATTATACCATTAGTTTATCCTACCGGAAGTAATGCTATTTCTCTTACAAAAAATCCTGCAACCATTCTTAATGGAGGAACTGGTTTTAGTATTGCCACATATGATTGGATTGATTCTTTGAAATGGATCAAAAATAATACATCTGAAGATGCTGTATTTGCTTCATGGTGGGATTATGGCTATTGGATTTCTACAATGGGAGAACGTGCAACTTTAGCTGATAATGCAACATTAGATACTCAAGTTATAACTAATATTGCTAAAATATATCTGAGCACTCCTGATGATGCTTGGAATTCATTAAATAAAATGCAAGCTGACTATGTAGTTGTTTTTGTAGCTGGTGAGAAATTGAATATTGATTCTCCTCAATCATTTTATAGATTAGGTGGGGGAGGAGATGAATCAAAAAAACAATGGTTTATGAGAATTGGAGGATTTGATGAAACAAAATTTGTACACCCTGACGGTATAAGTGGAACTGATAAATTTTGGAATGATACTTTACTTGGAAATATGTTCCCATTTTCATTATTAGGTTATATCAATCCTAATAATTTGAATGATCAATCTTTAACATATGTTCCAGGCATGATTCCAATTTATGAAAAAGAGATAAAATATACTTTTGATGGAAACGGACCTCTAAGGTTAGTTTATGCATCATCAAGCTTTACAGAAGAAAAAATTGGTCCAATGATTGGTGTTTTTATTTATGAAATAAACAAAGATTATCAGCCAACATCTTAA
- a CDS encoding RNA-protein complex protein Nop10, with amino-acid sequence MRFLLRKCSKCDHYTLKDKCSKCDHETISVHPAKFSPDDKYMRYRLAERYS; translated from the coding sequence ATGAGATTTTTGCTAAGAAAATGTTCAAAGTGTGATCATTATACTTTAAAAGATAAATGTTCAAAGTGTGATCATGAAACAATTTCTGTTCATCCAGCAAAATTTTCCCCAGATGATAAATATATGAGATATAGATTAGCAGAGCGATATTCGTAG
- a CDS encoding translation initiation factor IF-2 subunit gamma, which yields MHWRETLPDWYVKKYGYQPCVNIGTAGHVDHGKTTLIQALTGSWTSVHSQELKRGITIRVGYSDAAFYKCKKCKEPLGYSTTPKCNNCGKESELSRVVSFVDSPGHESLMANMLSGSALMDGALLLAAANEKVPKPQTKEHLLALQTLGIQQIVIVQNKVDLLSYKEALANYQEITKFVKGTHAAKAPVIPISAQSGLNIDALIGAIESTIKTPERDERANTVMHVLRSFDVNKPGIKLKDIKGGVIGGSLTQGVFNVGDEIEIKPGIINEKKKTYEPLMTEITSLGTAAGIVESVKPGGLVAIGTKLDPAMTRSDSFIGSVIGRPGTLPENSTVLKLEVNLFDSAVGATEDVKVQPISSGELLRLNIGTAPVLGKVTKIKSKNVEIELRRPACIFEGGNVAISRRIAERWRLIGAGIVG from the coding sequence ATGCATTGGAGAGAAACTCTTCCAGATTGGTATGTTAAAAAATATGGATATCAACCATGTGTCAACATTGGTACTGCAGGCCACGTAGATCATGGAAAAACAACTCTTATTCAGGCATTAACAGGTTCATGGACAAGTGTACATAGTCAAGAATTAAAACGTGGAATTACAATTAGAGTTGGTTATTCTGATGCAGCATTCTACAAATGTAAAAAATGTAAAGAACCTTTAGGATATTCAACAACACCAAAATGTAATAACTGTGGAAAAGAAAGTGAACTATCTAGAGTTGTCAGTTTTGTAGATAGTCCTGGTCACGAAAGTCTTATGGCAAACATGCTTTCAGGTTCTGCTTTAATGGATGGAGCGTTACTTTTGGCAGCAGCCAATGAAAAAGTACCAAAACCACAAACAAAAGAACATCTTTTAGCTTTACAAACACTTGGAATTCAACAGATAGTAATTGTACAAAACAAAGTTGATTTACTTTCTTACAAAGAAGCTCTTGCAAATTATCAGGAAATTACAAAATTTGTCAAAGGAACACATGCAGCAAAAGCTCCTGTGATTCCAATTTCTGCACAATCTGGATTAAATATAGATGCACTAATTGGTGCTATTGAATCAACAATCAAAACTCCAGAAAGAGATGAGAGAGCAAATACAGTTATGCATGTTTTACGTTCATTTGATGTAAACAAACCTGGAATAAAACTAAAAGATATCAAAGGTGGTGTTATTGGTGGCAGTCTTACTCAAGGAGTTTTTAATGTAGGTGATGAAATTGAGATTAAGCCAGGAATAATAAATGAAAAGAAAAAGACTTACGAACCATTAATGACCGAAATTACTTCTTTAGGAACTGCTGCAGGAATTGTTGAATCAGTAAAACCTGGTGGATTAGTAGCTATTGGAACAAAACTAGATCCTGCAATGACTAGAAGTGATTCATTTATTGGTTCAGTAATTGGAAGACCAGGAACACTTCCTGAGAATTCAACTGTATTAAAATTAGAAGTAAATTTATTTGATTCCGCAGTAGGAGCAACTGAAGATGTTAAAGTACAACCTATTTCTTCTGGAGAATTACTCCGACTAAACATTGGGACTGCTCCTGTATTAGGCAAAGTAACCAAAATAAAATCTAAAAATGTAGAGATAGAACTTAGAAGACCTGCGTGTATATTTGAAGGTGGAAATGTTGCAATAAGTAGAAGAATTGCTGAGAGATGGAGACTTATTGGTGCAGGAATAGTTGGTTGA
- a CDS encoding precorrin-8X methylmutase: MQTKKGQSIEDASMQMIEDEIGSHNFNEKEWPIVRRIIHSTADFDFADKNRLIFHKDAIESGMNALKKGCSIVVDVNGVIGGMNKQNPKDFGNNIICNISKPEIMELAKKEGKTRSQVSMQAASSDIDGGVVAIGNAPTALQEVIQMVKEGIVKPALIIGIPVGFICATESKEELSKLEGAPFITNVGRKGGSSSVSATINALFKLIRAESAF; this comes from the coding sequence ATGCAAACTAAGAAAGGTCAATCAATTGAAGATGCTAGTATGCAAATGATTGAAGATGAAATAGGTTCTCATAACTTTAATGAAAAAGAATGGCCCATAGTTAGAAGAATTATTCATTCAACAGCCGATTTTGATTTTGCAGATAAAAACAGGTTAATTTTTCACAAGGATGCGATTGAAAGCGGAATGAATGCTTTGAAAAAGGGTTGCAGTATTGTTGTTGATGTTAATGGAGTGATAGGAGGAATGAACAAACAAAATCCCAAAGATTTTGGAAATAACATTATTTGCAATATCTCAAAGCCAGAAATCATGGAATTGGCAAAAAAAGAGGGTAAAACTCGCTCCCAGGTATCCATGCAGGCAGCAAGTTCAGATATTGATGGAGGGGTTGTAGCCATAGGAAATGCGCCTACTGCTCTACAGGAAGTGATTCAGATGGTAAAAGAAGGCATTGTAAAGCCTGCATTAATTATTGGAATACCTGTGGGATTCATATGTGCTACAGAATCTAAGGAAGAATTATCAAAGTTGGAAGGAGCGCCATTTATCACCAATGTGGGAAGAAAAGGAGGCAGTTCTTCAGTTTCAGCTACAATTAACGCACTTTTCAAATTAATTAGGGCAGAATCAGCTTTTTGA
- a CDS encoding cobalamin biosynthesis protein, whose protein sequence is MEKTSVLAITKNGVNIGENLKQLFPDWSVYAPSKLANEAPKITWYSEPTSDKIVELFKNSNALICIFSLGAVIRLIAPYLKDKKTDPAVIVIDDKTNFVISVLSGHIGGANKLTEEIASKLKALPVITTAADVNKTIAVDLVGREFDWKIEDDSTVTKISAHMVNDEPIGVLQETGNKKWYKKLPKNVVIYDNIEDLKKSGSKGHLIITDKIIGDEIAMESVIYRPPSLVIGIGLHWDTSKDTIREGINFCLDKFKLSSKSIAKLVSIKKPQDVQGLIDLGKEMKIPVEYVDRKELALISAPNPSETVKVFEGTASVSEAAAIKISEGELIVEKQKFPPNLTIAIARILN, encoded by the coding sequence GTGGAAAAAACTTCAGTTCTTGCCATTACAAAAAATGGGGTAAACATAGGAGAAAATCTGAAGCAATTATTTCCAGATTGGAGCGTATATGCACCATCAAAACTAGCTAATGAAGCACCAAAAATTACTTGGTATTCTGAGCCTACATCAGATAAAATTGTTGAACTTTTCAAAAACAGTAATGCTTTAATCTGTATTTTTTCTTTGGGTGCAGTAATTAGATTAATTGCACCATATTTGAAAGATAAAAAAACAGATCCTGCGGTAATAGTCATTGACGATAAAACAAATTTTGTGATTAGTGTTTTGTCTGGACATATTGGAGGGGCCAATAAACTTACTGAAGAAATTGCATCTAAATTGAAAGCATTGCCTGTAATTACAACTGCAGCTGATGTAAACAAAACAATTGCAGTTGATTTGGTAGGAAGGGAATTTGATTGGAAAATCGAAGATGACTCGACAGTAACAAAAATCAGTGCCCACATGGTAAACGATGAACCAATAGGAGTATTGCAAGAAACAGGAAACAAAAAGTGGTATAAAAAATTGCCAAAAAATGTTGTGATTTATGATAACATTGAAGATTTAAAAAAATCTGGATCTAAAGGGCATCTAATAATTACAGATAAGATCATTGGTGATGAAATAGCAATGGAATCAGTAATTTATCGACCTCCAAGTTTAGTTATTGGAATAGGATTACATTGGGATACTTCAAAAGATACTATTAGAGAAGGGATCAATTTTTGTTTAGATAAATTCAAACTAAGTTCTAAATCAATTGCAAAATTAGTATCAATCAAAAAACCACAAGATGTTCAGGGATTAATAGATCTTGGTAAAGAGATGAAAATTCCAGTAGAATATGTAGACAGGAAAGAATTGGCATTAATTTCTGCACCAAATCCCTCTGAAACTGTAAAAGTGTTTGAAGGAACAGCAAGTGTTTCTGAAGCTGCTGCGATCAAAATATCAGAAGGAGAGTTAATAGTAGAAAAGCAAAAATTCCCTCCTAATTTGACTATAGCCATAGCGAGGATTTTGAATTGA
- a CDS encoding cobyrinate a,c-diamide synthase: MRIPRIVIAGATSGVGKTSITCAIIHSLQKHGFSVQPFKVGPDYIDPGYLSSISKHETYNLDAWLMGENQLLNSFISNSKSNISVIEGVMGYYDGYNGNSNYASTHHIASLTKSPVILILDASKTSRSIAATALGFIKFHKNSRIVGIILNKIGSKKHEILCKTALEKTKLPIIGTIPKDPSLTMSSRYLGLISTLDNKTLKKQIEKISKIISEYIDINQIINIAKNSSKLSKKSKPSTKKTKTTIAVALDTSFNFYYQDNLEALRREGANLKFFSPVKDKKIPKCDGLYIGGGFPEILGNTLSKNQTMKKSIMKLSEDNLPIYAECGGLMYLTKSILSDNKKYKMIGIFDAETKMTKKMMLNYTKGKIISKNPISEKLHRFQGHEFHYSQLDSVSSDSKFAYSLDVGQGIVKQRDGLIQDNTLASYGHLYFDSSDYAKIFVKNCIKYSKS, encoded by the coding sequence TTGAGAATTCCTAGAATTGTTATTGCAGGTGCAACTAGTGGAGTAGGTAAAACATCAATTACATGTGCAATCATTCATTCTTTACAAAAACATGGGTTTTCTGTTCAACCATTCAAAGTAGGACCAGATTACATTGATCCAGGTTATCTTTCAAGTATTTCAAAACATGAGACATACAACTTGGATGCATGGTTAATGGGTGAAAATCAACTATTGAATAGTTTTATTTCAAATTCAAAATCAAACATATCTGTTATTGAGGGCGTAATGGGTTACTATGATGGTTATAATGGAAATTCAAATTATGCTAGCACTCATCATATTGCATCACTAACAAAATCTCCTGTAATTTTAATTTTGGATGCAAGTAAAACATCACGTTCTATTGCTGCAACAGCTTTGGGATTCATAAAATTTCACAAAAATTCCCGAATTGTAGGAATAATTCTAAACAAAATAGGTAGTAAAAAACATGAGATATTGTGCAAAACCGCTTTAGAAAAAACTAAACTACCTATTATCGGAACAATACCAAAAGATCCTTCATTGACAATGTCCTCTAGATATCTTGGATTAATTTCTACTTTAGATAACAAAACTCTAAAAAAACAAATTGAAAAAATTTCAAAAATAATTTCCGAGTACATAGATATCAATCAAATAATCAATATAGCAAAAAATTCATCTAAACTATCTAAAAAATCAAAACCTTCCACTAAGAAAACAAAAACTACAATAGCTGTTGCATTAGATACATCATTTAATTTCTACTATCAAGATAATTTAGAAGCATTACGTCGTGAGGGCGCAAATCTAAAATTTTTCAGTCCTGTTAAAGATAAAAAAATTCCAAAATGTGATGGACTTTACATTGGTGGAGGATTCCCAGAAATTTTAGGAAATACTCTATCAAAAAATCAGACTATGAAAAAATCAATAATGAAATTATCTGAAGATAATCTTCCTATCTATGCTGAATGTGGTGGATTGATGTATCTCACAAAATCTATTTTGTCTGATAATAAAAAATACAAAATGATTGGTATTTTTGATGCTGAAACTAAAATGACAAAAAAAATGATGCTAAACTATACTAAAGGCAAAATTATTTCAAAAAACCCAATTTCTGAAAAACTACATCGATTTCAGGGTCACGAGTTCCATTATTCTCAATTAGACTCTGTTTCATCTGATTCAAAATTTGCTTATTCCTTAGATGTTGGTCAAGGTATTGTTAAACAACGTGATGGCCTAATTCAAGATAATACATTAGCCTCTTATGGCCATCTGTATTTTGACAGCTCAGATTATGCAAAAATCTTTGTTAAAAACTGTATAAAATATTCAAAAAGCTGA
- a CDS encoding CbiX/SirB N-terminal domain-containing protein: MKRGLLLIDRGSREREASEELDVICKGIKAKGEYVFTDYCFLEVEPPYIEDGIKKCLKEDIDSLTIVPYFLYPGKKVKNAVTDVMKFQKDTNVKFVVTKQMSMHKTLVDVVENRISTTLKENEITFPNDEIDVMIIGHGSKDPNAQMSLDYIVNQLKGNYRNVSRCWLEIEQPDIFEGIKKCEKDNPKVLIIVFYFLHEGAHVKTDINNDLVPALEKSNMKNTFITKHIGTDQKMIDLILERAKEVEDAN; encoded by the coding sequence TTGAAGCGAGGATTATTGTTAATTGATAGGGGAAGTAGAGAAAGAGAAGCTTCTGAAGAATTAGATGTAATTTGTAAAGGAATCAAGGCAAAAGGAGAATATGTTTTTACAGATTATTGCTTTCTTGAGGTAGAACCACCATATATCGAAGATGGAATTAAAAAATGCCTTAAAGAGGATATTGATTCTTTGACTATTGTTCCTTACTTTTTGTATCCTGGAAAAAAAGTAAAAAATGCAGTTACTGATGTAATGAAATTCCAAAAAGATACCAATGTGAAATTTGTTGTTACAAAACAAATGAGCATGCATAAAACTTTGGTAGATGTAGTTGAAAATAGAATATCTACTACATTAAAAGAAAATGAAATCACTTTTCCCAATGACGAAATAGACGTAATGATAATTGGACACGGAAGTAAAGATCCAAATGCACAAATGTCATTAGACTATATTGTAAACCAACTAAAAGGTAATTACAGAAATGTAAGTAGATGTTGGCTTGAAATTGAACAGCCAGATATTTTTGAAGGAATCAAAAAATGTGAAAAAGACAATCCTAAAGTGCTGATTATTGTTTTTTATTTTCTACATGAAGGCGCACATGTTAAAACTGATATCAATAATGATTTGGTACCAGCACTTGAAAAATCCAATATGAAAAATACTTTCATTACAAAACATATAGGTACAGATCAAAAAATGATTGATCTTATTTTAGAGAGAGCAAAAGAGGTAGAAGATGCAAACTAA
- the cobO gene encoding cob(I)yrinic acid a,c-diamide adenosyltransferase, whose translation MEKDGLIIVYTGKGKGKTTAALGIVLRAAGYGKKTCMIQFIKGSWHYGEMDSSKRLEPEFEMVAVGKGFVGIIDDKSSKEDHEKIAKEAIRVSNEKIQSGNYDIVILDEINYAIKLDLVSVNDVLDIINSKPNNVDLILTGNYAKEEIIQKADLVTEMREIKHPFQQGIKAKKGIDF comes from the coding sequence ATGGAAAAAGATGGTTTGATTATTGTTTATACTGGTAAAGGAAAAGGCAAAACTACCGCAGCGTTAGGGATTGTTTTACGTGCTGCAGGTTATGGGAAAAAAACTTGCATGATACAATTTATCAAAGGTTCATGGCATTATGGAGAAATGGATTCATCCAAAAGACTTGAACCAGAATTTGAAATGGTGGCAGTAGGAAAAGGATTTGTAGGTATAATTGATGATAAAAGTTCAAAAGAAGATCATGAGAAAATTGCTAAAGAGGCAATCAGAGTGAGTAACGAAAAAATTCAATCAGGAAACTATGATATTGTAATTTTAGATGAGATAAACTACGCAATAAAACTGGATTTAGTTTCAGTAAATGATGTTTTAGATATAATAAATTCAAAACCGAATAATGTAGATTTGATATTAACAGGAAATTATGCTAAAGAAGAGATTATTCAAAAGGCAGATTTAGTAACTGAGATGAGAGAAATAAAACATCCATTTCAACAGGGTATCAAAGCAAAGAAAGGAATTGATTTCTAA
- a CDS encoding translation initiation factor IF-2 subunit alpha, whose translation MSTEIQEMPEQGEIVLATITKVMDHGAYVTLDEYEDIQGFLHISEIAPGWIRSVNRFVKDGEKKVLLVKKVNPQRGDIDLSLKQVSKDQKKQKLKEVKKFEKGKTLLQNVQDKAKLSDEEIEKLEDSIYSKFDSVYDAFISIGRNGIESIKELKITKKTATVIEDICSKIKLPSVEIRGIMEITSDKSDGVEIIKKTLLDVIKKDSTIDITYLGAPKYRLSITSEDFKSAEKRLKPIIEEIETNITKKKGSFKFTREDSKKTREN comes from the coding sequence ATGTCTACTGAAATCCAAGAAATGCCAGAACAAGGAGAGATTGTTCTTGCTACAATTACCAAAGTGATGGATCATGGAGCATATGTAACATTAGACGAGTATGAAGATATTCAGGGATTTTTACATATTTCTGAAATTGCACCAGGTTGGATAAGATCAGTTAATAGATTTGTCAAAGATGGAGAGAAAAAGGTACTTCTTGTAAAAAAAGTAAATCCTCAACGTGGAGATATTGATCTCTCATTAAAACAGGTTTCAAAAGATCAGAAAAAACAAAAATTAAAAGAAGTTAAGAAATTTGAAAAAGGAAAAACACTACTACAAAATGTTCAAGATAAAGCCAAATTATCAGATGAAGAAATTGAAAAACTAGAAGATAGTATCTATTCAAAATTTGATTCAGTTTATGATGCTTTCATATCTATTGGTAGAAATGGAATTGAATCTATAAAAGAATTGAAAATTACGAAAAAAACTGCTACAGTTATTGAAGATATTTGTTCTAAAATTAAACTTCCATCTGTAGAAATTAGAGGAATTATGGAAATTACAAGTGATAAATCAGATGGTGTTGAAATTATTAAGAAAACTTTGTTAGATGTAATAAAAAAAGACTCTACGATCGATATTACATATCTAGGAGCACCAAAATATAGACTTTCAATTACATCTGAAGATTTCAAATCAGCTGAAAAAAGATTGAAGCCAATCATAGAAGAAATTGAAACTAACATAACAAAGAAAAAAGGTTCATTCAAATTTACTAGAGAAGATTCAAAGAAAACTAGAGAGAATTAA
- a CDS encoding zinc-domain-containing protein: MDARCPECEKVAILDDDIANVKCPHCNFQADYDTYLEIMKDQAINMSSEYIPDRPGI; the protein is encoded by the coding sequence ATGGATGCAAGATGTCCAGAATGCGAAAAAGTTGCAATTTTAGATGATGACATTGCCAATGTAAAATGTCCTCATTGTAATTTTCAAGCAGATTATGATACTTATCTAGAAATAATGAAAGATCAAGCAATCAATATGTCCTCTGAATATATTCCAGACAGACCTGGAATTTAA
- a CDS encoding twitching motility protein PilT, protein MVEVICDTNFLIHLANNRIKNLDYLDVEIGQITFVIPQVVKNELYELEKNPEKKSEIQSTLNYIKNFKIIPILGSFADKELLDYVSKNRVIIATMDKQLKKQIKNNGSSIMSFSNNKIILES, encoded by the coding sequence TTGGTTGAAGTAATCTGTGATACAAATTTTCTTATTCATTTAGCTAATAATAGAATTAAAAATTTGGATTATCTTGATGTAGAAATAGGACAAATTACTTTTGTTATTCCTCAGGTAGTAAAAAATGAATTATATGAATTAGAAAAAAACCCTGAAAAAAAATCTGAAATACAATCGACACTGAATTATATTAAAAATTTTAAAATTATTCCTATTTTGGGTTCTTTTGCTGACAAAGAATTACTTGATTATGTTTCAAAAAATAGAGTAATTATAGCTACAATGGATAAACAATTAAAAAAACAGATTAAAAATAATGGAAGTTCAATCATGTCGTTTTCAAATAATAAGATAATTTTAGAATCTTAG